One genomic window of Caldivirga maquilingensis IC-167 includes the following:
- a CDS encoding pantoate kinase, with amino-acid sequence MKVIVNVPLHVTSIWLPRYTNDPMTTGSLGAGIVIRPGLVMTIEGGEGTMGLRHIDEVLRRYNVNAVVKYETQAPLGFGYGMSAALTLGTALGVAALLRKPLLEAAQVAHEVEVNLGTGLGDVIAEFYGGGIEIRVKPGAPGVGVIDKIPYPNNLVILTHEFTREDTNVMLLRLRDKLEVLGKEFMGEIMREPTYENFVRLSMEFSRRIGFLTRDIEDNVRPCIKYLDGYYVKKGVLVLITHRDKADEASQCLSERGIHVRRFKPSDAGAWVRITH; translated from the coding sequence ATGAAGGTTATAGTTAATGTGCCACTACATGTAACAAGCATATGGCTGCCCAGGTACACCAATGACCCAATGACGACAGGATCCCTAGGTGCAGGTATTGTGATACGCCCTGGTCTAGTGATGACGATTGAGGGTGGTGAAGGGACAATGGGGTTAAGGCATATTGATGAAGTGTTGAGGAGGTATAACGTGAATGCAGTCGTTAAATACGAGACACAGGCACCACTTGGCTTTGGTTATGGAATGAGCGCTGCATTAACCCTAGGAACCGCACTGGGTGTTGCTGCATTACTCAGGAAGCCTCTACTTGAAGCTGCTCAAGTAGCCCATGAGGTCGAGGTTAATCTTGGTACTGGGCTTGGTGATGTGATCGCTGAATTCTATGGTGGTGGTATTGAAATAAGGGTTAAGCCAGGGGCTCCTGGCGTTGGTGTTATTGATAAAATACCTTACCCAAACAACCTAGTAATCCTAACCCATGAATTCACTAGGGAGGATACTAACGTGATGCTCCTTAGGCTCAGGGATAAGCTGGAGGTCCTTGGAAAGGAGTTTATGGGTGAAATTATGAGGGAACCCACCTATGAGAACTTCGTTAGATTGAGTATGGAGTTCTCGAGGAGAATTGGGTTCTTGACTAGGGATATTGAGGATAATGTTAGACCATGTATTAAGTACCTGGATGGTTACTACGTTAAGAAAGGTGTCCTGGTACTAATAACACACAGGGATAAGGCCGATGAGGCATCTCAATGCCTAAGTGAGAGGGGCATTCATGTAAGGCGTTTTAAGCCAAGTGACGCAGGTGCCTGGGTGAGGATTACTCATTAG
- a CDS encoding ketopantoate reductase family protein, which yields MFSIIGLGAVGSLLTYFLNRAGFTPYVITRTLYDRYIIRLNGDYDLSIKLVQELPSEVKYTLIAVKAYDTVNVINKIKGTPVVFQNGIGGLELIKERLGVGYSAVVTYGVTRHGNITEVKGLGEIIMPSALGELADILRSGGANVVVVDDVEPFRWLKVIVNAAINPITTILKSPNGILINNELARELALEVINEGVAVVKALGINLPRDPVAETLDVASKTSNNYSSMLQDLMNCRETEIDYINGAITKYGSLLGIPTPINKALLIIIKILRSLCLK from the coding sequence ATGTTTAGCATAATAGGTCTTGGGGCCGTGGGCTCGTTACTAACCTACTTCCTAAACAGGGCTGGGTTTACACCATACGTAATAACGAGGACTTTATATGACAGATACATCATTAGGCTTAATGGTGATTATGACCTAAGCATTAAATTAGTTCAAGAATTACCAAGCGAGGTTAAGTACACATTAATTGCTGTTAAGGCGTATGATACAGTGAACGTGATAAATAAGATTAAGGGAACGCCAGTGGTTTTCCAAAATGGTATTGGTGGTCTTGAGTTAATAAAGGAGAGACTGGGTGTTGGTTACAGTGCTGTGGTGACTTATGGCGTTACGAGACATGGAAATATCACAGAGGTTAAGGGGTTAGGTGAGATAATAATGCCAAGTGCCCTAGGTGAGTTGGCTGATATACTTAGGAGTGGTGGTGCCAATGTGGTGGTTGTGGATGATGTGGAACCCTTCAGGTGGTTGAAGGTTATTGTTAATGCTGCAATAAACCCCATAACCACGATACTTAAGTCACCAAACGGTATATTGATTAATAATGAATTAGCCAGGGAATTGGCCCTAGAAGTAATCAATGAGGGTGTTGCTGTGGTTAAGGCATTGGGTATTAACCTACCCAGAGATCCCGTAGCCGAAACCCTAGATGTGGCTTCTAAAACCAGTAATAATTATTCATCAATGCTCCAGGACTTAATGAACTGTAGGGAAACAGAGATTGATTACATTAATGGAGCCATAACCAAATACGGTAGCCTCCTCGGCATACCCACACCCATAAATAAGGCCTTACTAATAATTATAAAGATTCTGAGGAGCCTTTGTTTAAAATAA
- the pdxT gene encoding pyridoxal 5'-phosphate synthase glutaminase subunit PdxT, translating to MKIGILAVQGDVEEHEYAVKKAMDELGISGDVARVKRIDDLRGLSGIIIPGGESTSIWRLTSKSNLMNALRDEVSNGLPAMGTCAGAIFMAREVKDRIMGETGQGVLGIMNISVVRNFYGRQRESFETTLNIEGIGTVRAVFIRAPAIVKYWGSAKPLVAYGDNYPVVIENNMLALTFHPELTTILVHEWFISNLVKK from the coding sequence ATGAAGATCGGCATACTTGCGGTGCAAGGTGATGTGGAAGAGCATGAGTACGCCGTTAAAAAGGCTATGGATGAGTTGGGCATAAGCGGTGACGTGGCCAGGGTTAAGAGGATTGATGATTTAAGGGGCTTATCAGGAATAATAATCCCTGGTGGTGAATCCACGAGCATATGGAGACTCACGTCTAAGAGCAACCTAATGAATGCGCTCCGTGATGAGGTATCCAATGGGCTTCCTGCAATGGGTACATGCGCAGGCGCCATATTCATGGCTAGGGAGGTTAAGGATAGGATTATGGGTGAGACCGGTCAAGGTGTGTTAGGAATCATGAATATATCTGTGGTCAGGAACTTCTACGGTAGACAGAGGGAATCCTTCGAAACCACGCTTAACATTGAGGGTATTGGCACAGTAAGGGCTGTCTTCATAAGGGCACCAGCCATAGTTAAGTACTGGGGCTCTGCAAAACCACTGGTGGCCTACGGTGACAATTACCCAGTGGTCATTGAGAACAACATGCTTGCTTTAACTTTTCACCCGGAGTTAACAACAATCCTGGTTCATGAATGGTTCATATCAAACCTAGTTAAGAAATGA
- the pdxS gene encoding pyridoxal 5'-phosphate synthase lyase subunit PdxS has translation MSIVTGLEYLVKLRDFLYGMLELRDRLREVGVQWPVKLPDAVPGTVNVKVGFPAMLRNGVIMDVTNVEQAQIAEEAGAVGVMVLDKLPYDVRKAGGVARMADLKVIEDVMNHVTIPVSAKVRIGHYYEAVLLESIGVDLIDESEVLTPVDEQHHINKWMFKVPFVNGCRELCEALRRISEGASMIRSKGEAGTGNVSEAVKHFKLLNKAIQELTSAYRGGDEEKLRDLARQCQVPMELVTLTARLGRLPVITFAAGGIATPADTALMMWLGADGVFVGSGIFKSQDPKQRAEAIVLATAYWDDPEAVIEAQRMVSERSAMMGIDVKTLKSEELLQTRGV, from the coding sequence ATGTCGATAGTTACTGGACTTGAGTACTTGGTTAAACTCAGGGACTTCCTCTACGGTATGCTTGAGCTTAGAGATAGGCTTAGGGAGGTTGGTGTCCAGTGGCCCGTTAAGCTACCAGATGCCGTACCTGGTACTGTTAATGTTAAGGTTGGTTTCCCAGCCATGCTTAGGAATGGCGTGATCATGGACGTAACCAATGTGGAGCAGGCTCAGATTGCCGAGGAGGCGGGCGCTGTAGGTGTCATGGTCCTGGATAAACTACCCTATGATGTTAGGAAGGCTGGTGGTGTGGCTAGGATGGCTGATTTGAAGGTTATTGAGGATGTGATGAACCACGTAACAATACCCGTGAGCGCTAAGGTCAGGATTGGGCATTACTATGAGGCTGTTTTACTTGAATCCATTGGTGTGGATCTAATAGATGAATCCGAAGTACTTACTCCGGTGGATGAGCAGCACCACATTAATAAGTGGATGTTCAAGGTACCCTTCGTAAACGGGTGCAGGGAGTTATGCGAAGCCTTGAGGAGGATCTCCGAGGGTGCATCAATGATTAGGAGTAAGGGTGAGGCGGGCACGGGTAATGTTAGCGAGGCGGTTAAGCACTTTAAATTACTGAACAAGGCCATTCAGGAACTAACCTCAGCGTACAGGGGTGGTGATGAGGAGAAGCTAAGGGATCTCGCCAGGCAGTGCCAAGTACCCATGGAGCTAGTCACCTTAACGGCTAGGCTCGGTAGATTACCAGTCATAACATTTGCAGCGGGAGGCATAGCCACGCCAGCGGATACAGCGCTGATGATGTGGCTCGGCGCTGACGGAGTATTCGTGGGTTCAGGAATCTTTAAGAGCCAGGACCCAAAGCAGAGGGCTGAGGCCATTGTCCTAGCCACGGCGTACTGGGATGACCCAGAGGCTGTCATTGAGGCTCAGAGGATGGTTAGTGAGAGGTCAGCGATGATGGGCATCGATGTGAAGACCCTCAAATCCGAGGAATTACTGCAGACGAGGGGTGTTTAA
- a CDS encoding phosphoglycerate kinase, with protein sequence MIRVGGLTIPTMDDIDIRSKKVLLRIDINSPVDENGKIIDDSRIKAHVETIKELIDKDNSVVLMSHQGRPGDKDFISLEEHSKLISKHLNREVIFVDDVIGPYAREIIKNLKNGEILLLDNVRLISEELIEAPPQQHVKTFLVRKLTPFFNIYINDAFATAHRSQPSIVGFPLVLPSAAGRVMEREVSALARIFNAEDTPKIFVLGGGKVHDTIRIIENLMRTRIADRILTGGLVAELFSVAKGMNLNTKNMEILERMGILSLVPRARKLLLSGAPIEIPVDYKVEINGNVIEEPASKITGVIKDIGPATVEIYSSLIKDAKVVVLRGPMGVIEDERFRDGSKSVLKASLEGWGYVIIGGGHMISALDKDMKIDNNKVHISTGGGALLLFLSGERLPALEALSMSMTNRVMNNAS encoded by the coding sequence CTGATTAGAGTGGGGGGTCTAACCATACCTACTATGGATGATATAGATATACGATCAAAGAAGGTTCTATTACGCATAGACATAAATTCCCCTGTGGATGAGAACGGCAAGATAATAGATGATTCTAGAATAAAGGCGCATGTTGAGACAATTAAGGAGTTAATTGATAAGGATAATTCCGTTGTGTTAATGTCACACCAGGGTAGGCCTGGGGACAAGGATTTCATAAGTCTAGAGGAGCACTCCAAATTAATTTCAAAGCATTTAAATAGAGAAGTGATTTTCGTGGATGATGTAATAGGCCCATATGCAAGGGAAATTATTAAAAATCTAAAAAACGGTGAAATTTTACTTTTAGATAACGTGAGATTAATCTCAGAGGAATTGATCGAGGCCCCACCGCAGCAGCATGTAAAAACCTTTTTAGTAAGGAAATTGACCCCATTCTTCAATATTTACATCAATGATGCATTCGCTACTGCGCATAGAAGTCAGCCAAGTATTGTAGGTTTTCCTCTAGTTTTACCATCAGCTGCTGGAAGAGTGATGGAGAGGGAAGTTTCCGCCTTGGCTAGGATTTTTAATGCCGAAGATACGCCTAAAATATTTGTATTAGGCGGCGGTAAGGTTCACGATACTATTAGGATAATTGAGAATCTAATGAGAACAAGGATAGCAGATAGAATACTTACTGGGGGTTTAGTTGCAGAATTGTTTTCTGTCGCTAAAGGAATGAATTTAAATACGAAGAATATGGAGATCTTGGAAAGAATGGGTATTTTAAGCCTAGTTCCTAGGGCTAGAAAACTACTTCTAAGTGGAGCTCCAATCGAAATACCAGTTGATTATAAGGTAGAAATAAACGGAAACGTAATTGAGGAACCAGCTAGTAAGATCACTGGTGTTATAAAGGATATTGGACCCGCCACTGTGGAAATATACTCATCACTTATAAAAGACGCTAAGGTAGTGGTTTTGAGGGGACCAATGGGGGTAATAGAAGATGAGAGATTCAGGGATGGAAGTAAGAGTGTTCTAAAAGCATCACTGGAGGGATGGGGTTACGTTATAATAGGAGGAGGACATATGATAAGTGCTTTAGATAAGGATATGAAGATTGACAATAATAAGGTTCACATCTCCACTGGAGGAGGAGCTCTTCTCTTATTCCTATCCGGGGAACGTTTACCAGCGTTAGAGGCATTATCAATGTCGATGACAAACAGGGTGATGAATAATGCCAGTTAA
- a CDS encoding phosphorylating glyceraldehyde-3-phosphate dehydrogenase: MPVNVAINGYGTIGKRVADAVMKQPDMKLVGVAKTSPNYEAFIAHRKGIKIYVPQQSIKKFDEVGIPVAGTIEDLIKAADIIVDATPNGVGAQYKLIYQQLQKNAIFQGGEKAEIADASFSALCNYNEALGKKYIRVVSCNTTALLRTICAINKVSKVEKVRATIVRRAADQKEVKKGPINSLVPDPALVPSHHAKDVNSVIRNLDIVTMAVIAPTTLMHMHFINITLRDRVEKKDALSVLENTPRIVLVSSKYGAEATAELVEVARDLRRDRNDIPEVMVFSDSVYVKDNEVMFMYAVHQESIVVPENIDAIRASMRLMSAEDSIRITNESLGILKGYLI, from the coding sequence ATGCCAGTTAACGTAGCTATTAATGGCTATGGTACCATAGGGAAGAGAGTTGCTGATGCCGTCATGAAACAACCAGACATGAAACTAGTGGGAGTTGCGAAAACATCCCCAAATTACGAAGCATTTATAGCACATCGCAAGGGAATAAAGATCTACGTACCGCAGCAGTCTATTAAGAAATTTGATGAGGTTGGAATACCAGTGGCAGGTACAATAGAGGATCTAATAAAAGCCGCAGATATTATAGTGGATGCTACACCCAATGGTGTTGGTGCTCAATATAAATTAATTTACCAACAATTACAGAAAAACGCCATATTTCAAGGAGGTGAAAAAGCAGAGATAGCCGATGCTTCATTCTCAGCCTTATGTAATTACAATGAAGCCCTTGGTAAAAAATACATTAGAGTAGTATCGTGTAACACTACAGCACTACTTAGAACAATATGCGCAATAAATAAGGTCAGTAAAGTGGAGAAAGTTAGAGCAACGATAGTTAGAAGAGCCGCTGATCAAAAGGAGGTTAAGAAAGGTCCCATAAATTCACTAGTACCTGATCCTGCATTAGTGCCGAGCCATCATGCAAAAGATGTTAACAGTGTCATAAGGAATTTAGATATAGTTACGATGGCAGTAATAGCCCCAACAACATTAATGCATATGCACTTTATCAATATAACCTTAAGAGACAGAGTAGAGAAGAAAGATGCACTCAGCGTTCTGGAGAATACTCCTAGAATAGTCCTAGTTTCTTCAAAGTATGGTGCAGAAGCCACAGCAGAATTAGTAGAAGTAGCGAGGGATTTAAGAAGAGATAGAAATGATATTCCAGAGGTAATGGTATTTAGTGACTCGGTTTACGTTAAGGATAATGAAGTCATGTTCATGTACGCAGTGCACCAAGAATCAATAGTGGTGCCAGAGAATATAGATGCAATAAGAGCCTCCATGAGATTAATGAGCGCGGAAGACTCAATAAGAATCACTAATGAAAGCTTAGGAATATTAAAGGGGTATCTAATATGA